In Polyangiaceae bacterium, the genomic window GACGCGCCCGCTGCCGCGTTCGAACCTCGGTTTCGGCGCGCTCCGAACGGTCGTTCGAAGCCGCGGCCAAGATGCCCCCGGCTCGAATCCGCCCACCCCTGCTCGGTCTGCTCTTGGCGCTCGCGCTGACGCCATCCCGCGCGTCGGCCCAGGCGGGTGGCCTCAGCGACGAGGCCGAGCTCGCGCGAGCCATCACGCTCTACGACGCTGGCAGGTACGCCGACTGCGTCAAGGAGTTCGCGGACCTCGTCGGCAGTGAGCCGCGCAAGCTTCAAGACCCCGAAGTGCTCGAGCGCGCGCGCATCTACTACGCCGCGTGTCTGATCGGCAACGGTCAGGTCCCCGAGGCGGAGGCGCAGATGCGCGCCGCCATCCGTCAGAACCCGCAGATGCGCGCGCCGGACAGCTTGGTCTTCCCCGCGACCGTCATCGATCGCTTCTTCCAGGTGCGGGACTCGCTGGTCGACGAGATCAAGAAGGCGCAGGCCGAGGAGCTCGCCAAGAAGCGCGCCGCCGCGGAGGAGGCCGCGCGCCGAGCGCTCGCCGAGCGCCGCCGCGTCGAGCGACTCGAAGAGCTGGCGAGCCGCGAAGTCGTGGTCGAAAAGAACGACCGCTGGATCGCGGCTTTGCCCTTCGGCGTGGGGCAGTTCCAGAACCGCGACCCGCTCCTGGGCTACCTGTTCCTGGGGGCCGAGGTGGCGCTGGCTGGCACCGCGCTCACGGCGATGGTCATCGAGCTGGATCTCAACGCTCGCGCCGACGACGACCCGCCGCCAGATCCCTCGGACTTGAAAAACAAACTCCGCTCGGCCCACCAGGTGCTGACCATCTCGAGCTGGGGCTTTGTGGGCGTGGCCGCCGTGGGCGTGCTACAGGCTCAGTTGGCGTTCGTTCCGGAGTTCCGTGACACCGTGAAGAAACCGCTCAGCCCCGACTTGCGCCGCACGCCGGATGCGCCGGTGGTCTCGTTGCGTCCGTTGGCGCTGCCCACCGCCGGGGGAATGGAGCTCGGCGTAGTCGGTCGCTTCTGATGCGACCGCCGGACCTGCTCGTCCCCGGTCTGGCTCTCGCGCTGGCTGCGGGGCTGTTCAGCCACGCCTGCGGTCGCGCGCCGAGCCGTGAGCTCGAAGGTCTCGGCGTGGACTCCGGAGCGAGCCCGCT contains:
- a CDS encoding tetratricopeptide repeat protein produces the protein MPPARIRPPLLGLLLALALTPSRASAQAGGLSDEAELARAITLYDAGRYADCVKEFADLVGSEPRKLQDPEVLERARIYYAACLIGNGQVPEAEAQMRAAIRQNPQMRAPDSLVFPATVIDRFFQVRDSLVDEIKKAQAEELAKKRAAAEEAARRALAERRRVERLEELASREVVVEKNDRWIAALPFGVGQFQNRDPLLGYLFLGAEVALAGTALTAMVIELDLNARADDDPPPDPSDLKNKLRSAHQVLTISSWGFVGVAAVGVLQAQLAFVPEFRDTVKKPLSPDLRRTPDAPVVSLRPLALPTAGGMELGVVGRF